From Alosa sapidissima isolate fAloSap1 chromosome 2, fAloSap1.pri, whole genome shotgun sequence, one genomic window encodes:
- the ttn.1 gene encoding titin, translating into MAVNESGKSDPFESRLIIIREQTAAPQFDLRSVYQKTVVIRAGDNLKVEIPVLGRPRPSVVWKKGGEEIKQTQRINIDNTATSTILSIKEIKTDDGGEYIMIGKNIIETVTDTITVQIHDIPGSPKGPIKLDEVSCDYILFSWEAPEIEGGVPINNYIVEMRETTETSWVKLSATVMRTTFKAARLTTGIEYQFRVKAQNRYGVGPYITSEPVIAAYPFDVPGRPGTPQVVTCTKLAMTISWNEPPSDGGSPILGYHIERKEKNSILWKKVNKALVVGNLYKSFGLVGGIAYEFRVIAENMAGLSKPSKLSDMTFALDPVDPPSQPLAINITRNEVTLRWEKPEDDGGYSITGYTVEKKQLPNGSWVKANFGTIMETTFTVSDLIEDESYEFHVLARNSAGAISKPSQASEVITCKEDIQKPRIDIETIYNNVVVVKAGDVFTLAATVTGRPIPSVAWTKDGEKLDDAAKIEIKSTDFATTLSNRNSLRRDGGVFLLTARNPGGFAQQVFNVKVLDRPGPPDELKVSDVSSEKCVLNWLPPSHDGGAKVEHYIIEKRETSKVTWTNVASDLEMNRYKVTKLLNGKEYIFRVMAVNTYGVGEPIESVPTLATNPYVPSDPPKQPEVTTITKDSMVVCWGHPENNGGSNISTYVIERRDKNGFRWVKCNKRSVTDLRFKVSGLTPEHEYEFRILAENDAGFSLPSPESRFYKACDPVFPPGPVGNPRILDTTKSSITIAWNKPVYDGGSDITGYMVETCLPEEDKWTIVSPRDRLTSTLFTITGLKENQEYKINIAALNSEGVGEPASVPGTPKAEDRPIPPEIELGAELRKIVCLRACSTLRLFVPIRGRPAPEIRWSRENGEPLERANIENTSSFTSVMVENVDRFDSGKYMLTVKNYAGEKTAFVNVRILDAPGAPQNLTIKEITKDSVSLAWDPPIIDGSSVITHYVVEKRESTRRAYCTVNSCCAKTSWRIGNLIEGCSYFFRVMAENEFGIGLPVETDDSIKVSEKPLPPGKITLKEVTSTSITFSWEKPDHDGGSRITGYIVEMQGTGKEKWTQYTVVKVTEVVVTGLIQGEEYSFRILATNDKGISDPRLLGVPVVAKDIVITPTFKLLFSTFSIMAGDDLKIDVPYAAQPKASVTWLKDGLTLKETTRVNAEFTNNNLHLVVKEATRDDVGKYTIKLTNTAGEAATDIYVAVMDKPGPPTGPIQIDEVTADSMTLTWQPPKYDGGCAINNYIVEKRDTSTTYWQTVSSTVARTTTKAARLKTGCEYQFRIAAENRYGKSSVLVSEAVVAQYPFVVPSSPGTPFVQSATKDSMLVLWDTPDSDGGSKILGYHLESKEKNNILWVKQNRQIITETKFKVSGLEEGIEYEFRVYAENIVGLSKASKVSEIQVARDPCEPPGKPEAVIVTKSDVTLRWTKPDYIGGIKIIGYLVEKKECPDGRWMKANFNNIIETEFTVTGLDEEKTYEFRVISKNAAGVASVPSPSTGEITAKDEVDPPQIDIDSKYASVLVVNAGESFRIDAGIQGKPVPTVHWLKGGEELTNAARLKIKNTDITAFLYLKEAIRVDGGQYTLLLKNIGGERSVNINVKVLDRPGPPEGPIQIYAVTSEKCCISWKPPQQDGGANVSHYIVERRETSRLVWTVVDSEVQTLNLKITKLHPGNEYIFRVIPINRYGIGEPLESDPVIATNSFVVPSAPTGVEVSNITKDSMVITWERPNNDGGSPITGFVVEKRDKDGVRWTRCNKRVVTDLRFRVTGLTESRSYEFRVSAENAAGVGPPSEATSYQEAVDPVFKPGPPNNPKVIDISQSSVVLSWGKPIYDGDCEIEAYIVEACESTADEWTMCTPPTGITQTTFEVTKLLEKHEYKFRICAINKMGAGEFANLPTPVLLEEKLEAPDLDLGAGLRKMINIKAGSTLQVLIPIRGRPAPEVKWRKADGKMNETAQINTTSSYTSLVIENVDRFDSGKYIVIVENASGVKSAFIRVGVLDTPSPPQNLTVKEITKNSITLTWESPALDSGAKIKHYIVEKRESTRKAYSPVVTCNKMSWKVDQLQEGCSYFFRVLAETELGIGLPAETPEPLKISEVPEPPGRITIVDVTRRGISLAWEKPNHDGGSKISHYEVEMQVKDTDKWSLCAQVKALETLVTNLPQGQVYTFRVIAVNDKGKSDPRILGSFVEAKDLVILPAVLPRLSTYSVQIGRDLQIEVPIAGHPKPTITWTKDGAALKQTTRVNVTDSEHHTILNLKEATRDDDGMYNISVANSLGQADASIEVITFDKPGPPTGPVRLEDISIESVTLSWDPPAYTGGCPISNYVVQKRDTTTIDWVTVSATVARTTLKVTNLKTGAEYQFRIYAENRYGKSHAIDSEPVLAQYPFNEPVPPGTPYVSTYTKDSMTVEWHKPISDGGSVILGYHLERKEKNSILWTKVNKSLIKDTKFKTSPLEEGIEYEFRVYAENIVGISKCSKVSEGCVACDPCYPPGTPVAIVVTRHSVRLRWTPPEYDGGSMITGYVVEKQNLPDGHWMKASFTNVTETEFNVEELAEDSRYDFRVIAKNAAGTISKPSESTGSITAKDEVEPPTCNIDSKFSQIMVVNADDTFTLEANVLGKPLPTIQWFKGDVEVEMSARCETKNSDFKAVLVVKDAIRIDGGQYTLRLSNEAGTETVSYNVKVLDRPGPPKGPLIVSGVTCEKCSLSWLPPEHDGGSSISHYIIQKRETSHLAWTEVSSDWEATLLKVAKLIEGNEYIFRVMAVNKYGVGEPLESAPVIIRNPFVVPDPPKDITITSISKDSMTVCWSRSENNGGSEITGYIVEKRDRAGVRWTKCNKRRVTDLRFRVTGLTEDHEYEFRVSAENAAGPGQPSKETIYFKACDPTFKPGPPTNAYVLDTTKNSVSLAWSKPIYDGGCEIQGYAVEICKADEEDWTICTPASGLDATTFTITKLIEHQEYKVQIHAINKEGVGEPVALPETVKPVDKMFVPEIKLDGDLRKGIVVRAGGSMRIKIPFKGRPAPEINWTKDFGDLPERAQVEKGLDYTVVSIDICDRNDAGKYTLHLENNSGTKSAFVHVKVLDTPGPPLNLTVKDVTTNYVTLTWEPPAIDGGAKIKNYVVDKRDSTRKCYTNITTTCTKTTFCIGDLVEGDFYYFRVMAENEFGVGLPAETQDAVKIAEAPLSVGKVTLTDVTKHTVSLSWEKPDFDGGSRILGYYVEMQPKESGEWILATTSRTCEGVVTGLSAGQEYLFRVSAYNEIGKSDPRPLLSYVVVG; encoded by the coding sequence ATGGCTGTGAACGAGTCCGGAAAGAGCGACCCATTTGAAAGTCGGCTAATCATAATTAGGGAACAAACTGCCGCACCTCAGTTTGACCTCAGATCAGTCTACCAGAAGACAGTGGTCATCAGGGCAGGAGATAACTTGAAAGTTGAAATTCCTGTGCTGGGCCGTCCAAGACCCTCAGTTGTGTGGAAGAAGGGGGGTGAAGAAAttaaacagacacagagaatTAACATTGacaacacagcaacctcaactATCTTGAGCATCAAAGAGATCAAGACAGATGATGGTGGAGAGTACATTATGATTGGAAAGAACATCATTGAAACAGTCACAGACACTATCACTGTTCAAATACATGATATTCCTGGATCCCCTAAAGGACCAATTAAGTTGGATGAAGTTTCTTGTGATTACATTCTATTTTCCTGGGAGGCCCCAGAAATTGAGGGCGGAGTTCCAATCAACAATTACATTGTTGAGATGAGAGAGACCACAGAAACATCATGGGTAAAGCTATCAGCAACAGTTATGCGTACAACATTTAAGGCCGCTCGTCTGACAACAGGAATTGAATATCAGTTCCGTGTTAAAGCCCAGAACAGGTATGGTGTTGGTCCCTACATAACATCAGAGCCAGTTATTGCAGCTTATCCATTTGATGTCCCAGGAAGACCAGGAACACCCCAGGTTGTTACCTGTACTAAACTTGCAATGACCATTAGTTGGAACGAGCCTCCATCTGATGGTGGAAGCCCAATTTTGGGTTATCACattgagaggaaagagaaaaacagtATCCTCTGGAAGAAGGTTAACAAGGCCCTTGTGGTCGGAAACCTCTACAAATCATTTGGTCTTGTGGGTGGAATTGCCTATGAGTTCCGTGTCATAGCTGAGAACATGGCTGGTTTGAGCAAACCAAGCAAACTATCAGACATGACATTTGCCTTGGACCCAGTGGATCCTCCAAGTCAACCATTGGCTATTAATATTACCAGAAACGAAGTGACCCTTCGCTGGGAAAAACCTGAAGACGATGGTGGTTATTCAATCACTGGTTATACAGTAGAAAAGAAGCAGTTGCCAAATGGTTCCTGGGTTAAAGCTAATTTTGGCACCATCATGGAAACAACATTCACTGTTAGTGATCTCATTGAGGATGAATCCTATGAATTCCATGTTCTGGCAAGAAATTCTGCTGGTGCTATCAGCAAGCCATCTCAAGCTTCTGAGGTCATCACATGCAAAGAAGATATCCAAAAGCCTAGGATTGACATTGAAACTATTTACAataatgtggtggtggtgaaagCAGGTGATGTCTTCACCTTGGCTGCCACTGTCACAGGAAGACCCATACCATCTGTAGCCTGGACCAAAGATGGAGAAAAGTTGGACGACGCAGCAAAAATAGAAATCAAAAGTACAGACTTTGCCACAACACTGAGTAACAGAAACTCTTTGAGAAGAGATGGTGGTGTGTTTCTGCTGACAGCCAGAAACCCTGGTGGCTTTGCTCAGCAAGTGTTTAACGTTAAGGTACTTGACAGACCAGGGCCTCCTGATGAGCTCAAAGTTTCTGATGTGTCTTCTGAGAAATGTGTCTTGAACTGGTTACCACCCTCACATGATGGTGGTGCCAAGGTAGAGCACTATATAATTGAGAAGCGTGAAACAAGTAAAGTTACATGGACAAATGTGGCATCAGATTTAGAGATGAACCGTTACAAGGTAACTAAACTGCTAAACGGCaaagagtacattttcagagtaATGGCTGTGAACACCTATGGAGTTGGAGAACCCATTGAATCAGTACCAACACTTGCTACCAATCCATATGTACCATCTGATCCTCCAAAACAACCTGAGGTGACTACCATTACTAAAGATTCAATGGTTGTCTGTTGGGGTCACCCTGAGAATAATGGTGGAAGCAATATCTCTACCTATGTAATTGAAAGGAGAGATAAGAATGGTTTTCGTTGGGTCAAATGCAATAAGAGGAGTGTGACTGATCTACGTTTTAAAGTGTCTGGACTTACTCCAGAACATGAATATGAGTTTAGAATTCTGGCAGAGAATGATGCAGGTTTTAGTTTACCAAGTCCAGAAAGTCGATTCTATAAGGCATGTGACCCAGTGTTCCCACCTGGACCAGTTGGCAATCCAAGAATTCTGGATACAACAAAGTCCTCCATTACAATTGCTTGGAACAAGCCTGTCTATGATGGTGGATCTGACATTACAGGATACATGGTGGAAACCTGCTTACCTGAGGAAGACAAATGGACAATTGTCTCTCCAAGGGATAGATTAACTTCAACTTTATTTACCATTACAGGCCTTAAGGAAAATCAGGAATACAAAATCAACATTGCAGCACTTAACAGTGAAGGGGTGGGTGAGCCTGCATCTGTGCCAGGAACACCAAAAGCAGAGGACAGGCCCATTCCTCCTGAAATTGAGCTGGGTGCAGAGCTTAGAAAGATTGTTTGCCTCCGTGCTTGCAGCACACTCCGACTGTTTGTTCCCATTAGAGGAAGACCCGCCCCTGAGATCAGATGGTCAAGGGAAAATGGTGAGCCACTGGAGAGAGCCAATATTGAAAACACATCATCATTTACATCAGTCATGGTTGAAAATGTTGACCGTTTTGAtagtggaaaatatatgttgacAGTGAAAAACTACGCTGGAGAAAAAACAGCATTTGTAAATGTCAGGATCCTTGACGCTCCTGGTGCCCCTCAAAATCTTACTATTAAGGAGATTACAAAAGATTCTGTCTCCCTTGCATGGGACCCTCCCATTATTGATGGCAGTTCAGTGATAACACACTATGTTGTGGAAAAGCGTGAATCTACAAGGAGGgcctactgtactgtaaatTCCTGCTGTGCCAAGACAAGTTGGAGAATCGGAAATTTGATAGAGGGTTGCAGCTACTTCTTCAGGGTGATGGCAGAGAATGAATTTGGTATTGGTCTGCCAGTGGAAACTGATGATTCTATTAAAGTTTCTGAAAAACCTCTTCCACCTGGCAAAATTACTCTTAAAGAGGTCACAAGCACCAGTATTACATTCTCTTGGGAGAAGCCTGATCATGATGGAGGCAGTCGTATCACTGGATACATTGTTGAGATGCAAGGAACAGGCAAAGAAAAATGGACACAGTACACAGTTGTAAAAGTAACAGAAGTTGTAGTGACTGGACTGATACAAGGGGAAGAGTACTCGTTTCGCATTTTAGCAACCAATGACAAAGGAATAAGTGATCCCCGCCTATTAGGAGTGCCTGTAGTGGCTAAAGATATTGTTATCACACCAACATTCAAGCTATTGTTCAGCACATTCAGTATTATGGCTGGTGATGACCTTAAAATTGATGTGCCATATGCAGCTCAGCCAAAGGCTTCTGTCACTTGGCTCAAAGATGGTCTTACTCTGAAAGAAACCACAAGAGTAAATGCAGAATTCACTAATAACAACCTACATCTTGTAGTCAAGGAGGCAACTAGAGATGATGTTGGCAAGTACACCATTAAACTTACAAACACAGCAGGTGAGGCTGCAACAGACATTTACGTTGCTGTTATGGACAAACCTGGTCCTCCAACTGGTCCCATCCAGATTGATGAAGTGACAGCTGATAGCATGACCCTGACATGGCAACCTCCTAAATATGATGGTGGCTGCGCTATCAATAACTACATTGTGGAAAAGAGAGACACCTCAACAACATACTGGCAGACTGTGTCTTCAACTGTAGCAAGAACAACTACTAAAGCAGCCAGGCTTAAGACTGGCTGTGAGTATCAGTTCAGAATTGCTGCAGAAAACAGATATGGAAAGAGTTCTGTACTGGTGTCTGAAGCAGTGGTTGCTCAGTATCCATTTGTTGTACCAAGTTCTCCTGGCACTCCCTTTGTACAATCTGCAACAAAGGACAGCATGCTTGTTTTGTGGGACACACCAGACAGTGATGGTGGAAGCAAGATTCTTGGATATCACCTTGAAAGTAAGGAGAAAAACAATATTCTTTGGGTGAAGCAGAACAGACAAATTATTACTGAAACAAAATTCAAAGTTTCCGGCCTTGAAGAAGGTATTGAATATGAATTCAGAGTGTATGCAGAAAATATTGTTGGTTTGAGCAAAGCCAGCAAAGTGTCAGAAATACAAGTTGCCAGAGATCCTTGTGAACCTCCTGGCAAGCCTGAAGCAGTCATTGTTACCAAAAGTGATGTGACCCTCAGATGGACCAAACCAGATTATATTGGTGGTATCAAAATCATTGGCTACTTGGTTGAGAAAAAAGAGTGTCCTGATGGTCGCTGGATGAAAGCCAATTTTAATAACATTATTGAAACAGAATTCACAGTCACTGGCCTTGATGAGGAGAAGACGTATGAATTCCGTGTCATTTCAAAAAATGCTGCTGGAGTGGCAAGTGTGCCTTCTCCAAGCACTGGAGAAATCACAGCAAAGGATGAAGTTGATCCACCTCAGATAGACATTGACTCTAAATACGCTTCAGTCCTTGTGGTAAATGCTGGAGAGTCATTCAGAATTGATGCTGGTATTCAAGGAAAACCTGTGCCTACAGTCCACTGGCTAAAGGGTGGTGAAGAGCTCACAAATGCAGCACGTCTTAAGATTAAAAACACAGACATCACTGCTTTTCTGTACTTAAAGGAGGCGATCCGTGTAGATGGAGGTCAATATACCCTTTTATTAAAGAATATTGGTGGAGAAAGGTCTGTGAATATCAATGTCAAAGTTTTAGACAGACCTGGTCCACCTGAAGGACCAATTCAAATCTATGCAGTGACAAGTGAAAAATGCTGCATTTCTTGGAAACCACCTCAACAAGATGGGGGAGCTAATGTATCCCATTATATTGTTGAAAGAAGAGAGACAAGCAGACTAGTCTGGACTGTAGTGGACTCTGAAGTTCAGACTCTTAATCTGAAAATCACAAAACTTCACCCAGGTAATGAGTACATCTTTAGAGTAATTCCTATTAACAGGTATGGAATTGGTGAGCCTTTGGAATCAGATCCAGTCATTGCTACTAATTCATTTGTTGTACCAAGTGCACCAACAGGTGTTGAAGTGTCCAATATCACAAAAGATTCCATGGTTATCACCTGGGAAAGACCAAATAATGATGGTGGCAGCCCAATTACTGGATTTGTTGTTGAAAAACGTGACAAAGATGGGGTGCGCTGGACAAGATGCAACAAGCGTGTTGTGACTGACCTCCGCTTCAGAGTTACAGGGCTGACTGAAAGCCGAAGCTATGAATTCAGAGTGTCGGCTGAAAATGCAGCTGGAGTTGGACCACCTAGTGAGGCAACTTCTTACCAGGAGGCAGTGGATCCGGTTTTCAAACCAGGACCTCCAAATAATCCTAAAGTAATTGACATATCACAATCATCTGTAGTACTTTCATGGGGTAAACCCATCTATGATGGTGATTGCGAAATTGAAGCATACATTGTGGAAGCCTGTGAATCGACCGCAGATGAATGGACAATGTGTACCCCACCTACAGGAATCACACAGACAACATTTGAGGTGACAAAACTTTtagaaaaacatgaatacaaATTCAGAATCTGTGCCATAAATAAGATGGGTGCCGGTGAGTTTGCTAATCTGCCTACACCAGTACTCCTTGAGGAAAAACTAGAGGCACCAGACCTTGACCTTGGTGCTGGCCTCAGAAAAATGATCAATATCAAAGCTGGAAGTACCTTGCAAGTATTGATTCCAATCAGAGGTCGTCCTGCGCCTGAAGTGAAATGGAGAAAAGCTGATGGTAAAATGAATGAAACCGCTCAAATCAACACAACAAGCAGTTATACCTCCCTTGTTATTGAAAACGTTGATAGATTTGACAGTGGAAAATACATAGTGATTGTTGAGAATGCAAGTGGTGTTAAATCTGCCTTTATCCGTGTGGGAGTGCTTGACACACCTAGTCCACCTCAGAACTTAACTGTCAAGGAAATCACCAAGAATTCCATCACTCTTACTTGGGAATCACCTGCTTTAGATAGTGGAGCTAAGATAAAGCATTACATAgtagagaagagggagagcacAAGAAAGGCATACTCTCCAGTTGTGACTTGCAACAAAATGTCATGGAAGGTAGATCAACTTCAAGAAGGTTGCAGCTATTTCTTCCGAGTTCTTGCTGAAACTGAACTGGGCATTGGGTTACCAGCTGAAACTCCTGAGCCTCTCAAGATTTCAGAGGTCCCAGAACCACCTGGCCGAATAACCattgtggatgttacaaggagAGGTATTTCACTTGCCTGGGAGAAACCTAATCATGATGGAGGCAGCAAGATAAGCCACTATGAAGTTGAGATGCAAGTAAAAGACACTGACAAATGGTCTTTGTGTGCTCAAGTAAAGGCACTTGAAACTCTAGTTACTAATTTGCCTCAGGGTCAGGTATACACATTTAGGGTCATTGCTGTTAATGATAAAGGTAAGAGTGATCCCAGAATCCTTGGCAGCTTTGTTGAAGCAAAGGACCTAGTCATTCTACCTGCTGTCCTTCCCAGATTGAGCACTTACAGTGTACAAATTGGCCGTGATCTCCAAATAGAAGTTCCAATTGCTGGACATCCAAAGCCAACCATCACCTGGACTAAAGATGGTGCAGCTCTGAAACAGACCACAAGAGTGAATGTTACAGACAGTGAACACCATACCATTCTCAACCTTAAAGAAGCAACAAGAGATGATGATGGCATGTACAATATTTCTGTAGCCAATTCTCTGGGACAGGCTGATGCCAGTATTGAAGTCATAACATTTGACAAACCTGGTCCACCAACAGGCCCAGTGAGGCTAGAGGATATCAGTATAGAAAGTGTTACCCTGTCTTGGGACCCACCTGCGTACACTGGAGGTTGCCCAATTTCAAATTACGTTGTTCAGAAGAGAGACACAACCACCATCGACTGGGTTACAGTGTCTGCTACAGTTGCAAGAACAACATTAAAGGTCACAAATCTGAAAACTGGTGCTGAATATCAATTCAGAATTTATGCTGAAAACAGATATGGCAAAAGTCATGCTATTGATTCAGAACCTGTTCTCGCCCAGTACCCATTCAATGAGCCTGTACCTCCAGGTACTCCATATGTGTCAACATATACTAAAGATTCCATGACTGTGGAATGGCACAAACCCATCTCAGATGGTGGCAGTGTTATTCTTGGCTATCATCTTGAAAGAAAGGAGAAGAATAGCATTCTATGGACAAAGGTTAACAAAAGCCTTATCAAAGACACTAAATTCAAAACATCCCCATTGGAAGAGGGTATAGAGTATGAGTTCAGAGTTTATGCTGAGAACATTGTCGGTATTAGCAAATGCAGCAAAGTTTCAGAGGGATGTGTAGCATGTGACCCTTGCTATCCACCTGGGACACCTGTGGCCATTGTTGTGACCAGACACTCAGTTAGATTGCGCTGGACTCCTCCAGAGTATGATGGCGGCAGCATGATCACTGGATATGTTGTGGAGAAACAGAACCTTCCAGATGGTCACTGGATGAAGGCAAGTTTCACAAATGTTACAGAAACAGAATTTAATGTTGAAGAACtggcagaagattctaggtATGACTTCAGGGTAATTGCCAAAAATGCAGCTGGTACTATCAGCAAACCGTCTGAGAGCACTGGGTCAATCACAGCAAAGGATGAGGTTGAACCACCAACATGCAATATTGACTCCAAGTTCAGCCAGATCATGGTTGTAAATGCAGATGACACATTCACACTAGAAGCGAATGTGCTAGGTAAGccattacccacaattcagtgGTTCAAGGGTGATGTGGAAGTTGAAATGTCTGCTAGATGTGAAACCAAGAACTCAGACTTTAAAGCAGTACTTGTGGTTAAAGATGCCATTAGAATTGATGGAGGACAATACACTCTCCGTCTATCCAATGAAGCTGGAACTGAAACTGTATCATACAATGTGAAAGTTCTTGACAGACCAGGGCCTCCAAAAGGACCTCTGATTGTCTCTGGTGTAACATGTGAAAAATGTTCACTGTCTTGGCTTCCACCAGAACATGATGGTGGCAGTAGTATTTCTCACTATATCATCCAAAAGAGAGAAACCAGTCATCTTGCATGGACTGAAGTTTCTAGTGACTGGGAAGCAACTCTGTTGAAAGTAGCCAAGCTCATAGAAGGAAATGAATACATTTTCCGTGTCATGGCTGTTAACAAGTATGGTGTTGGTGAACCTCTGGAATCTGCACCAGTGATTATAAGAAATCCATTTGTCGTTCCTGATCCACCTAAAGATATCACAATCACCAGCATCTCAAAAGATTCCATGACAGTGTGCTGGAGCCGATCAGAGAATAATGGTGGCAGCGAAATAACTGGGTACATCgtggagaagagagacagagctggAGTTAGATGGACAAAATGCAACAAACGCAGAGTAACAGATCTTCGTTTCAGAGTGACAGGACTCACAGAAGATCATGAGTATGAGTTCAGGGTCTCAGCAGAAAATGCAGCTGGACCTGGACAACCAAGCAAAGAAACTATTTACTTCAAGGCCTGTGACCCCACATTTAAACCTGGTCCACCCACAAATGCTTATGTTCTTGATACCACCAAAAATTCTGTCTCCCTGGCATGGAGTAAACCAATCTATGATGGTGGCTGTGAAATTCAAGGATATGCTGTGGAGATCTGCAAAGCAGATGAGGAGGATTGGACCATCTGCACACCAGCAAGTGGGCTGGATGCCACTACATTTACTATCACTAAGCTCATAGAGCACCAGGAATATAAGGTTCAGATACATGCTATTAACAAAGAAGGAGTTGGTGAACCAGTTGCCCTACCTGAAACAGTGAAACCTGTAGACAAAATGTTTGTGCCGGAGATCAAGCTTGATGGAGATCTAAGGAAGGGCATTGTTGTTCGTGCTGGGGGATCTATGAGAATCAAGATACCTTTCAAAGGACGCCCTGCTCCAGAAATTAACTGGACCAAAGATTTTGGGGACCTTCCTGAGAGGGCTCAAGTTGAAAAAGGCCTTGATTACACTGTTGTATCAATTGACATATGTGATAGAAATGATGCTGGGAAATATACCCTACATTTGGAAAATAACAGTGGAACTAAATCAGCATTTGTTCATGTTAAAGTGTTGGACACTCCAGGACCACCATTGAATCTCACGGTCAAAGACGTAACAACGAATTATGTCACTCTGACTTGGGAGCCCCCAGCTATTGATGGTGGAGCCAAAATCAAGAACTATGTTGTGGACAAGCGTGATTCAACCAGAAAATGTTATACCAATATCACAACCACGTGCACTAAGACAACTTTCTGTATAGGAGATCTTGTTGAGGGTGACTTTTATTACTTCAGAGTCATGGCTGAAAATGAATTTGGAGTTGGTTTACCTGCTGAAACACAGGATGCAGTCAAAATAGCAGAGGCCCCTCTGTCTGTGGGTAAGGTGACCCTAACTGATGTCACTAAACACACTGTCTCATTGTCATGGGAGAAACCAGACTTTGATGGAGGAAGTAGGATTCTAGGATACTATGTTGAAATGCAGCCTAAAGAATCTGGGGAGTGGATTTTGGCAACAACAAGTAGGACTTGTGAGGGAGTAGTCACTGGGCTTAGTGCAGGTCAGGAATATCTTTTCAGAGTTTCAGCCTACAATGAAATAGGAAAAAGTGATCCAAGACCATTACTTTCCTATGTGGTAGTAGGATAG